From the genome of Streptomyces sp. NBC_01341, one region includes:
- a CDS encoding alpha/beta fold hydrolase: protein MTEAALSAGVVEYEDTGGDGPVVVLLHGVAMNGSLWRHVVAGLRPHYRCVVPTLPLGAHRRPMRPDADLTVPGVAHMVAEFLEVLDLGDVTLVMNDWGGAQALVADGRDERIGRLVITSCEAFDNYPPGLPGRNLLVAAKVPGGLRLAFAVLKLKPMRRLPVTWGWMSKRPVPHEVMDAWFRPLWTSAAIRRDLRAYVLGVPPGDELVRWADALRTFDRPALVVWASEDRVMPPAHGRRLAEMLPRGELVEIADSFTLIPEDQPQRLSEAIRAFVPLS from the coding sequence ATGACCGAGGCAGCGCTTTCCGCGGGAGTGGTGGAGTACGAGGACACGGGCGGCGACGGGCCCGTGGTGGTCCTGCTGCACGGCGTCGCCATGAACGGCTCGCTGTGGCGGCACGTGGTGGCCGGACTCCGCCCGCACTACAGGTGCGTCGTGCCCACGCTGCCGCTCGGTGCGCACCGGAGGCCCATGCGTCCCGACGCCGATCTGACGGTTCCGGGGGTCGCCCACATGGTGGCCGAGTTCCTGGAGGTCCTGGACCTCGGCGATGTCACCCTGGTGATGAACGACTGGGGCGGGGCACAGGCCCTCGTCGCGGACGGCAGGGACGAGCGGATCGGCAGGCTCGTGATCACGTCATGCGAGGCGTTCGACAACTACCCGCCGGGCCTCCCCGGCCGCAACCTGCTCGTTGCGGCGAAGGTACCCGGCGGGCTGCGGCTCGCCTTCGCCGTGCTGAAGTTGAAGCCGATGCGCAGGCTGCCCGTGACCTGGGGCTGGATGAGCAAGCGGCCGGTCCCGCACGAGGTGATGGACGCGTGGTTCCGGCCGCTGTGGACCTCCGCCGCGATCCGGCGGGATCTGAGGGCGTACGTGCTCGGGGTGCCGCCCGGGGACGAACTCGTGAGATGGGCGGACGCGCTGCGGACGTTCGACCGCCCGGCGCTCGTCGTCTGGGCGTCCGAGGACAGGGTCATGCCCCCCGCGCACGGCCGGAGACTGGCGGAGATGCTGCCCCGGGGCGAACTCGTGGAGATCGCCGACAGCTTCACCCTCATCCCGGAGGACCAGCCGCAGCGGCTGAGCGAGGCCATCAGGGCGTTCGTGCCGCTGTCCTGA
- a CDS encoding GTPase-associated protein 1-related protein, whose protein sequence is MSLPQLHYTSVASGDGETGGRFTATDPAIPGPVRAEAAPLLSYEAPAGTPDRLSDAQLRSLPVAFGYVALSDGSHLISRAVATGPAGFHAHAVHLTPGTPIPGGTLPVAAWGAAGWLSAAPDRTPPDPLTVLSTAPGPSQGLSRESLGDFAVSRSPWLAAVLADLRRASEDLSAPRVVLVERQSADVARWVALATAALPREHAERLSFTTYTRRPGRTAHHVVGVLPEDAPDISDPRFRVHAASGPRPAAVVDDAWAGTAARIWRSRAPELFRDAAELPGEPFAAGPLAVTALGAGIVLGSNERAAAADWAAERPYALDEKRTRQLTDALTAPADDRTAAECAAALRLLTALDGRCPASVTAPLAALLVTEAVRGDDVTLEPPARSVFEGPDGERALAALVDEMGGELLAELSAPPRGVARTVQVLRLVRLLGLDSTELLPGAVRRLARALLDHDGAEACPALLELLDEQFDVRTALLGELDRLAPDHPAATEDLLSRVTLPFTGTQALPHLRMCAEAPAARTRGAGRPAVLHTVLRAAGMSPFAEPLVLRTAVGLVWGEDTPTADEARSLLDETTSDAHRVAGTWARMVDAALAAPSGDVGAAELAHYLLRGFPQQIDARERACLMLLDFARDIRSGSAEPGWADHARTLRSRAEPVEPSALEHAYGALAERLLAPDRPEAELYAFVHSGDEDLIAAYGTAARRDEVRALLAADPAYVADCFAVWNSHPHAGAPWARTRTALLDEVLRPAVRALSAEGLAAAEQAVERDGSSRTLEAFRTWNRPPRSLGRLGKRIAGRVRRG, encoded by the coding sequence ATGAGCCTCCCGCAGTTGCACTACACCTCCGTCGCGTCCGGCGACGGGGAGACCGGTGGCCGCTTCACCGCCACCGATCCCGCGATACCGGGGCCGGTCCGTGCCGAAGCCGCTCCGCTTCTGTCCTACGAAGCTCCGGCAGGCACTCCCGACCGGCTCTCCGACGCACAACTCCGTTCTCTGCCGGTGGCGTTCGGCTACGTCGCACTCTCCGACGGCAGCCATCTGATCAGCCGCGCGGTCGCCACGGGACCGGCCGGCTTCCATGCCCACGCCGTGCACCTGACGCCCGGCACGCCGATACCCGGCGGGACGCTCCCCGTCGCCGCGTGGGGCGCGGCCGGCTGGCTCTCCGCGGCACCGGACCGCACCCCGCCGGATCCGCTGACCGTGCTGTCCACCGCGCCCGGCCCCTCGCAGGGGTTGTCCAGGGAGAGCCTCGGTGATTTCGCGGTGTCCCGCAGCCCGTGGCTCGCGGCTGTCCTCGCCGACCTGCGCCGGGCGAGCGAGGACCTGTCGGCGCCGCGGGTCGTCCTCGTGGAGCGGCAGAGCGCCGATGTGGCCCGATGGGTCGCGCTGGCCACCGCCGCGCTCCCCCGGGAGCACGCCGAACGGCTGAGCTTCACCACGTACACCCGCCGTCCCGGACGCACCGCGCACCATGTCGTAGGAGTCCTGCCGGAGGACGCGCCCGACATCAGCGACCCCCGCTTCCGTGTACACGCCGCTTCCGGACCTCGGCCGGCCGCGGTGGTGGACGACGCCTGGGCGGGGACCGCGGCCCGCATCTGGCGCAGCAGGGCCCCCGAGCTGTTCCGCGACGCGGCAGAACTGCCGGGCGAGCCGTTCGCGGCGGGCCCGCTCGCGGTGACGGCGCTCGGCGCGGGCATCGTGCTCGGCTCCAACGAGCGTGCGGCGGCGGCCGACTGGGCTGCCGAGCGGCCGTACGCGCTGGACGAGAAGCGCACCCGGCAGCTGACCGACGCGCTGACCGCGCCCGCCGACGACCGCACTGCGGCGGAGTGCGCCGCGGCTCTCCGGTTGCTGACGGCGCTGGACGGCCGCTGTCCCGCCTCCGTGACCGCACCGCTGGCAGCCCTCCTGGTGACCGAGGCGGTACGGGGCGACGACGTGACCCTGGAACCTCCCGCGCGGTCGGTGTTCGAGGGCCCTGACGGGGAGCGCGCCCTCGCCGCTCTGGTCGACGAGATGGGCGGCGAACTGCTGGCCGAGCTCTCCGCCCCGCCCCGCGGCGTCGCGCGGACCGTGCAGGTGCTGCGGCTCGTGCGGCTGCTGGGCCTCGACTCCACGGAACTGCTCCCCGGGGCCGTACGCCGCCTGGCCCGCGCCCTGCTGGACCATGACGGGGCCGAGGCATGTCCCGCCCTGCTGGAACTGCTGGACGAGCAGTTCGACGTGCGTACGGCACTGCTGGGCGAGCTGGACAGGCTCGCCCCGGACCACCCCGCGGCCACGGAGGACCTCCTGTCCCGGGTCACGCTGCCGTTCACCGGGACGCAGGCGCTGCCGCACCTGCGCATGTGCGCCGAGGCGCCCGCCGCCCGGACGAGGGGCGCCGGCCGGCCGGCCGTCCTGCACACCGTGCTGCGCGCCGCGGGCATGTCCCCCTTCGCCGAACCGCTGGTGCTGCGGACCGCCGTGGGCCTGGTCTGGGGCGAGGACACCCCGACGGCGGACGAGGCCAGGTCACTGCTCGACGAGACGACGTCCGACGCCCACCGGGTGGCCGGCACCTGGGCGCGTATGGTCGACGCCGCCCTCGCGGCCCCCTCCGGTGACGTGGGCGCCGCCGAACTGGCCCACTACCTGCTGCGGGGCTTCCCTCAGCAGATCGATGCCCGGGAGCGCGCCTGCCTGATGCTCCTGGACTTCGCGCGCGACATCCGCTCCGGATCGGCGGAACCCGGCTGGGCCGACCACGCCAGAACGCTGCGCAGCCGCGCCGAACCCGTGGAGCCCTCGGCCCTCGAACACGCCTACGGAGCCCTGGCCGAACGGCTGCTGGCCCCGGACCGGCCCGAGGCCGAGCTGTACGCCTTCGTGCACAGCGGGGACGAGGACCTGATCGCGGCCTACGGCACAGCCGCCCGCCGCGACGAGGTCCGGGCACTGCTGGCTGCCGACCCCGCGTACGTCGCCGACTGCTTCGCCGTGTGGAACTCCCATCCGCACGCGGGCGCCCCCTGGGCCCGGACCCGTACAGCCCTGCTCGACGAGGTGCTGCGCCCGGCGGTCCGCGCCCTGTCGGCCGAGGGACTGGCGGCGGCGGAGCAGGCGGTGGAACGCGACGGAAGCAGCCGCACCCTGGAAGCCTTCCGCACCTGGAACCGTCCGCCCCGGTCCCTGGGACGGCTCGGCAAACGCATCGCGGGCCGGGTGCGCAGGGGCTGA